Proteins encoded within one genomic window of Burkholderiaceae bacterium:
- a CDS encoding Oxidoreductase, short-chain dehydrogenase/reductase family produces MNDLFSLEGRVALVTGGSRGIGRMIAAGFLAQGARVYISARKAEACDEAARELSGLGPCASLPFDVSSRAGIAALAKALAEREPQLDILVNNAGAAWAEPFDEFTENGWDKVVNLNLKTPFFLTQALHEMLRKAAKARPAKVINIASIDGISVNPLETYSYAASKSGLIHLTRRMALRLAQDNIVASAIAPGAFASDMNRAARDHADDVAKRIPVGRIGNAEDMAGAAIYLASRAGDYVVGETLVVDGGVTHAR; encoded by the coding sequence ATGAACGATCTGTTTTCCCTCGAAGGCCGCGTCGCGCTGGTCACCGGCGGCTCGCGTGGTATCGGCCGCATGATCGCGGCCGGCTTTCTGGCGCAGGGTGCGCGTGTCTACATCAGCGCGCGCAAAGCCGAGGCCTGCGACGAGGCCGCGCGCGAGCTGTCCGGACTCGGCCCCTGCGCGTCGCTGCCGTTCGATGTGTCGAGCCGGGCCGGCATCGCCGCGCTCGCAAAGGCGCTGGCCGAGCGCGAGCCGCAGCTCGACATCCTGGTGAACAACGCCGGCGCGGCCTGGGCCGAGCCGTTCGACGAATTCACCGAGAACGGCTGGGACAAGGTGGTGAACCTGAACCTGAAGACCCCGTTCTTCCTGACCCAGGCGCTGCACGAGATGCTGCGCAAGGCAGCCAAGGCGCGGCCGGCGAAGGTGATCAACATCGCGTCGATCGACGGGATTTCGGTCAATCCGCTGGAGACCTATTCGTACGCGGCGAGCAAGTCCGGCCTGATCCACCTGACGCGACGCATGGCGCTGCGGCTGGCGCAGGACAACATCGTGGCGAGCGCGATCGCCCCCGGTGCGTTCGCGTCCGACATGAACCGCGCCGCGCGCGACCACGCGGACGACGTGGCAAAGCGGATTCCGGTCGGCCGCATCGGCAATGCCGAGGACATGGCCGGCGCGGCGATCTACCTCGCGTCGCGCGCCGGAGACTACGTGGTCGGCGAAACGCTGGTGGTCGACGGCGGCGTGACCCATGCACGGTGA
- a CDS encoding RidA family protein produces MNPDPESRLRERGLRLPAPLQLPPGAALPFPWVHVVGRRVLISGHGPTDEHGALARPLGKVGAELTPEQGYQAARLTALAILGSLQRTLGSLSRIERWVRVFGMVNSAPGFDRQPAVINGFTDLVVELFGADAGSHARSAVGLAELPYRIPVEIEGELLLRAE; encoded by the coding sequence ATGAACCCCGATCCCGAATCCCGCCTGCGCGAACGCGGCCTGCGCCTGCCGGCGCCGCTGCAGCTGCCGCCCGGCGCGGCGCTGCCGTTTCCGTGGGTGCATGTGGTCGGGCGCCGCGTGCTGATCTCGGGTCATGGGCCGACCGACGAACACGGCGCGCTCGCGCGGCCGCTTGGCAAGGTCGGCGCCGAGCTGACGCCCGAGCAGGGCTACCAGGCCGCGCGCCTCACCGCACTCGCGATCCTGGGCAGCCTGCAGCGCACGCTCGGCTCTTTGAGCCGGATCGAGCGCTGGGTGCGGGTGTTCGGCATGGTCAATTCCGCGCCGGGGTTCGACCGCCAGCCCGCGGTGATCAACGGGTTCACCGACCTCGTCGTCGAACTGTTCGGCGCCGACGCCGGCAGCCATGCGCGCAGCGCGGTCGGCCTGGCCGAGCTGCCGTACCGCATCCCGGTCGAGATCGAGGGCGAGCTGCTGCTGCGCGCCGAATGA
- a CDS encoding gamma-glutamyltranspeptidase/glutathione hydrolase yields MNALRTRLLLGSLALAVLSACGAAHGPVAPAAALPTAAAPAPSAAPRIVGSSSAAATPAQPTTAAQAAAAAYGWNMDVFHPVVARHGMVATEQRLASQIGLQVLKSGGNAVDAAVAIGFALAVALPDSGNLGGGGFMMVHEAKTGRDIALDFREVAPRSATRDMYLDEKGNVIDGKSLYTRYAIGVPGTVAGMDYAIRHWGTMPLAKAIAPAIRLAEQGFPVSDTLAKALAREKNHMGQWPATRAIFWRNGAPLKAGDRLVQKDLAHSMRLIAEHGAKAFYDGEVARRIAADMRAHDGPITAEDLRDYKVVEREPLRGTYRGYQIVTMPPPSSGGVHLVEILNIMENWPIHDWGHNSARTVHHMAEAMKLAYADRSKYLGDPAFVKIPVAGLTSKAYAASLAKGIDPHHARSAKDIAPGNPLPYESRQTTHYSVMDRQGNMVAVTYTLNTGFGSGIVAPGTGILLNNEMDDFSAKPGVPNVYGLVGGEANAVQAGKRPLSSMTPTLVFKDGKPWLVTGSPGGAWIITTVLQQIVNAIDFGMNPAEAASQVRFHDQWLPDELRVEKGFPVDTIRLLRQMGHHVVVKATMGNTQTIERHGDELWGYSDPRNPDGSTLGY; encoded by the coding sequence ATGAACGCCCTCCGAACCCGGCTGCTGCTCGGCAGCCTGGCGCTGGCCGTGCTCTCCGCCTGCGGCGCGGCGCATGGACCGGTCGCGCCGGCCGCTGCGCTGCCCACGGCCGCAGCGCCCGCGCCCTCCGCTGCGCCGCGAATTGTCGGGTCGTCGTCAGCCGCGGCGACCCCGGCGCAGCCGACCACGGCGGCGCAGGCCGCGGCCGCTGCCTACGGCTGGAACATGGACGTGTTCCACCCGGTGGTTGCGCGCCACGGCATGGTCGCGACCGAACAGCGCCTCGCGTCGCAGATCGGCCTGCAGGTGCTGAAATCCGGCGGCAACGCGGTCGATGCGGCGGTCGCGATCGGCTTCGCGCTCGCGGTCGCGCTGCCGGACTCCGGCAACCTCGGCGGCGGCGGTTTCATGATGGTGCACGAGGCCAAGACCGGGCGCGACATCGCGCTCGACTTCCGCGAAGTCGCGCCGCGCAGTGCGACGCGCGACATGTACCTCGACGAAAAAGGCAACGTGATCGACGGCAAGTCGCTCTACACCCGCTACGCGATCGGCGTGCCCGGCACCGTCGCCGGCATGGACTACGCGATCCGCCACTGGGGCACGATGCCGCTGGCCAAAGCCATTGCGCCGGCGATCCGGCTTGCCGAGCAGGGCTTTCCGGTCAGCGACACGTTGGCGAAGGCGCTGGCCCGGGAAAAGAACCACATGGGCCAATGGCCGGCAACGCGGGCGATCTTCTGGAGGAACGGCGCGCCGCTCAAGGCGGGCGACCGGCTGGTGCAAAAGGACCTCGCGCATTCGATGCGGCTGATCGCCGAGCACGGCGCGAAGGCGTTCTACGACGGCGAGGTCGCGCGCCGCATCGCGGCCGACATGCGCGCGCACGACGGGCCGATCACGGCAGAGGACTTGCGCGACTACAAGGTGGTGGAACGCGAGCCGCTGCGCGGCACGTACCGCGGTTACCAGATCGTCACGATGCCGCCGCCTTCGTCGGGCGGCGTGCACCTGGTCGAAATCCTCAACATCATGGAGAACTGGCCGATTCACGACTGGGGCCACAACAGCGCGCGGACCGTGCACCACATGGCCGAGGCGATGAAGCTGGCCTATGCGGACCGTTCCAAATACCTGGGCGACCCGGCCTTCGTCAAGATCCCGGTGGCGGGGCTGACGTCGAAGGCCTACGCGGCGTCGCTCGCGAAGGGCATCGACCCTCATCACGCGCGCAGCGCGAAGGACATCGCGCCCGGCAACCCGTTGCCGTACGAGAGCCGCCAGACCACGCATTACTCGGTGATGGACCGCCAGGGCAACATGGTCGCGGTCACCTACACGCTGAACACCGGCTTCGGCAGCGGCATCGTCGCGCCCGGCACCGGCATCCTGCTGAACAACGAGATGGACGACTTCTCGGCCAAGCCGGGCGTGCCGAACGTCTACGGCCTCGTCGGCGGCGAAGCGAACGCGGTGCAGGCGGGCAAGCGCCCGCTGTCGTCGATGACGCCGACGCTGGTGTTCAAGGACGGCAAGCCCTGGCTCGTCACCGGCAGCCCCGGCGGCGCGTGGATCATCACGACCGTGCTGCAGCAGATCGTCAACGCGATCGACTTCGGCATGAACCCGGCCGAGGCGGCGTCGCAAGTGCGCTTCCACGACCAGTGGCTGCCCGACGAACTGCGGGTGGAGAAGGGATTCCCCGTCGACACGATCCGTCTGCTGCGCCAGATGGGCCATCACGTGGTGGTGAAGGCGACGATGGGCAACACCCAGACGATCGAGCGGCACGGCGACGAGCTCTGGGGCTATTCCGATCCGCGCAATCCGGACGGAAGCACGCTCGGGTACTGA
- a CDS encoding FAD-dependent oxidoreductase, translating into MATLQTDVVVVGGGLAGIVTALELLRAGQRVTLVDRDTPERLGGLALWAFGGMALVGTPLQARAGIADTPERALADWIRFGELDPGDTYPMQWARHYALRSRADVYDWLIAEGVKFMPAVNWVERGMNGDGNSLPRYHIVWGTARHLTRCMIAALREAGAGGRLTLLHRHRVTALDDRGGQVAGAVVSDETTGAELRLHAPVVVLAMGGLNGSHAEARANWPTDRPIPAAMLNGAHPFADGRLHHLAAELGARITHAGEMWNYAAGIPHPYPHFPGHGLSLIPCKSALWLDHKGERIGPEPLVTGFDTHWLCQRVAAQHKPWTWHLLNWRIAIKEFAISGAEHNQRIRDRQFPQFARETLLGNQRLVRQMQRQSPQFLVADTLHELAAKMNQLTCSLDVKPEVLQATADAFDANFAHGTKLHNDDQIRRILHARQWGPDKLRTARPAPLQMQGAGPFIAIQTQLITRKSLGGLATDLQSRVLGPDGQPIAGLYCVGEAAGFGGGGACGRRSLEGTFLPGCILTARAAARSIGN; encoded by the coding sequence ATGGCGACTTTGCAGACAGACGTTGTGGTGGTCGGTGGCGGGTTGGCCGGCATCGTCACCGCGCTCGAGCTGCTGCGCGCCGGACAGCGCGTGACGCTGGTCGATCGCGACACGCCGGAGCGCCTGGGCGGTCTCGCGCTGTGGGCGTTCGGCGGCATGGCGCTGGTCGGAACGCCGCTGCAGGCGCGCGCGGGAATTGCCGACACGCCGGAGCGTGCACTCGCCGACTGGATACGCTTCGGCGAGCTCGACCCTGGCGACACGTACCCGATGCAATGGGCGCGCCACTATGCCCTGCGTTCGCGTGCCGATGTCTACGACTGGCTGATCGCCGAGGGCGTGAAGTTCATGCCGGCAGTGAACTGGGTCGAACGCGGCATGAATGGCGACGGCAACAGCCTGCCGCGCTACCACATCGTCTGGGGCACCGCGCGCCATCTGACGCGTTGCATGATCGCCGCGCTGCGCGAGGCGGGCGCGGGTGGGCGCCTGACGTTGCTGCACCGGCATCGCGTGACCGCGCTGGACGACCGCGGTGGACAAGTCGCGGGCGCCGTCGTGAGTGACGAAACCACCGGTGCCGAGCTGCGGCTGCACGCGCCGGTGGTCGTGCTGGCGATGGGCGGCCTCAACGGCAGCCACGCCGAGGCGCGCGCGAACTGGCCGACGGATCGCCCCATCCCCGCCGCGATGCTGAACGGCGCGCACCCGTTCGCCGACGGCCGGCTGCACCATCTCGCGGCTGAACTTGGCGCGCGCATCACCCATGCCGGAGAGATGTGGAACTACGCGGCCGGCATTCCGCATCCATACCCGCATTTCCCGGGGCACGGACTGTCGCTGATTCCGTGCAAATCGGCGCTGTGGCTCGACCACAAAGGCGAGCGCATCGGGCCCGAACCGCTGGTGACCGGCTTCGACACCCACTGGCTGTGCCAGCGCGTCGCCGCGCAGCACAAGCCGTGGACCTGGCATCTGCTGAACTGGCGCATCGCCATCAAAGAGTTCGCGATCTCCGGTGCCGAGCACAACCAGCGCATCCGTGACCGGCAGTTCCCGCAGTTCGCCCGGGAGACGCTGCTGGGCAACCAGCGCCTGGTGCGGCAGATGCAGCGGCAAAGCCCGCAGTTCCTGGTCGCCGATACGCTGCATGAACTTGCCGCGAAGATGAACCAGCTGACCTGTTCGCTCGACGTGAAACCCGAAGTCCTGCAAGCCACGGCCGATGCGTTCGACGCGAACTTCGCGCATGGCACCAAGCTGCACAACGACGACCAGATCCGCCGCATCCTGCACGCGCGCCAGTGGGGGCCGGACAAACTGCGTACGGCCAGACCGGCGCCGCTGCAGATGCAGGGCGCCGGGCCGTTCATCGCAATCCAGACGCAGCTGATCACGCGCAAGAGCCTGGGCGGCCTCGCCACCGACCTGCAAAGCCGCGTGCTGGGCCCCGATGGGCAACCGATCGCCGGCCTGTACTGCGTCGGCGAGGCAGCGGGCTTCGGCGGCGGCGGCGCCTGCGGCCGCCGCTCGCTGGAAGGCACTTTTCTGCCCGGCTGCATCCTGACCGCGCGCGCGGCGGCGCGTTCGATCGGCAACTGA